In Alteribacter lacisalsi, a genomic segment contains:
- a CDS encoding GH32 C-terminal domain-containing protein — MKSRMPIVKKRQSYFCVFLAVILLMQTVSYSFAGEAGAESNKEEGPDDQYLIDNPGFETGDLTGWEVVEGEAFSDASVSSDSTYWDGIPFNQEGTYHLWGALNDGDGRTGILKSSVFTLGGTGEINFLIGGGHLPDQYVALVRADDGEELIRQNNERFNDSAGESYHRVLWDASEFLGEELRIKVVNGSTGGWAHINVDDFQVYHKPGGSDEEPLPEVVSHWKLNETEGALAEEVVSGQQDDVHYVFNDASDKPSTDPLWSQGISEGSLLFDGFSTWIERDAADMKELNSTFSIEAWVAPRSYEWGNGGKPSAIINQHDAAKNEGFSLGMGRHGTWLFEAGLNGSWFTVEAEADMQLEKFQWSHIVASLERESRKMTLFLNGEKAGETIIPVEPRFMPSDEPLRIGKHNQPSEINGVFTANMFNGLMDEIVIHGMAFGETEAAEAYNSYTEHFDNGEHPEPEMDYDRSRYDGDRHRPQYHFISPEHWMNEPHAPFYFEGKYHIFYQHNPHGPYWNQIHWGHAVSDDMIHWEDMPVALAPDGGSVSPDGVWSGDAAIAPDGKPALLFTAGDDSKTPNQMVGLARSTFGENGDVNLPEWHMHDEPVTVQEEDLHADEGEIMFGQFRDPYVWEEDGTYYQLVSSGIKDEGEHVGGTALLYTSTDLYEWTYKGPFFTGDVQKYPATGHVWELPVFLPLKDEGGEDSGKHAFFINPWYDGYSEHDVKYVWHWIGEWDREENRFVPDHEEPRLFDYGEHFTGPSGFEDHDGRSVLFSIAQDRRSEQEHFDAGWAHNAGLPLELSLTDEGELGIAPIRELEGLRERKLISDRNVPAERLSRKLNRIEGDLLEIKLEVENIDADVFGLTLRQSEDGEEETLLYHRFEDDTFGIDRNRSSLDPDTRKGVHEGELSLEDGVLNLHVFLDRSMIEAYADGKRSITSRVYPTLDAMGVDVWTEGGDVNIRKFDIWELGSAYGETVPAMNADPEPIVPHKSLPNHTFQTGDLTGWEIIEGDAFQNAHVTNAANWGWGGDFNQAHTEVNPKHFHYWGHNGELGGDSLTGEMKSQNFVLGAEGKIDFLVAGGNDLERLYVALVRASDGEYLEKETGRNTEQYRRVHWDASDYVGEELYIKVADQHEGGFGHINLDDVNVQVDLQTEFDHEDLVIYYGTDQNCRPRGKPNQPGRPEQPGLPPCPKK; from the coding sequence ATGAAAAGCAGGATGCCTATCGTGAAAAAACGCCAGTCATATTTTTGTGTTTTTCTTGCAGTTATATTGCTTATGCAGACTGTCTCCTACTCTTTTGCAGGAGAAGCCGGTGCAGAATCAAATAAAGAGGAAGGGCCGGATGATCAGTACTTAATCGATAATCCCGGTTTTGAAACGGGTGACCTTACCGGATGGGAAGTGGTAGAGGGAGAGGCGTTTTCTGATGCAAGCGTGTCTTCCGACTCAACTTACTGGGATGGAATTCCTTTTAATCAGGAAGGTACATATCACCTATGGGGGGCACTGAATGATGGAGATGGCAGAACCGGCATTCTTAAATCATCCGTTTTTACTCTCGGTGGAACCGGTGAAATTAACTTTTTGATCGGAGGGGGCCATTTACCCGATCAGTATGTGGCGCTTGTCCGGGCGGATGACGGAGAAGAGCTGATTCGACAGAACAATGAACGATTTAACGATTCAGCAGGTGAGTCCTATCATCGCGTACTATGGGATGCCTCGGAATTCCTTGGTGAAGAATTGCGGATCAAAGTAGTAAACGGTTCCACTGGAGGATGGGCGCACATCAATGTGGATGATTTTCAGGTTTACCACAAACCTGGTGGAAGTGATGAAGAACCTCTTCCTGAAGTTGTTTCCCACTGGAAATTGAACGAAACAGAAGGGGCTCTTGCAGAAGAAGTAGTGAGCGGACAGCAGGATGACGTACATTATGTATTTAACGACGCTTCGGACAAACCTTCCACGGATCCGCTTTGGAGTCAGGGAATTTCAGAGGGTTCCCTTTTGTTTGACGGATTTTCGACTTGGATTGAAAGGGACGCAGCAGACATGAAAGAGCTGAACAGTACGTTCAGCATTGAGGCATGGGTGGCCCCGCGATCTTATGAATGGGGAAACGGTGGCAAACCATCGGCTATTATCAATCAGCATGATGCAGCGAAGAATGAAGGTTTTTCCCTTGGAATGGGGCGGCATGGGACCTGGTTGTTTGAAGCCGGACTGAACGGATCCTGGTTTACTGTGGAAGCAGAAGCGGATATGCAGCTGGAAAAATTTCAGTGGTCACATATCGTAGCTTCGCTGGAGCGGGAATCACGGAAGATGACACTGTTTCTAAACGGGGAGAAGGCAGGAGAAACGATTATTCCTGTAGAGCCCCGCTTTATGCCGTCAGATGAACCACTCCGAATAGGCAAGCATAATCAGCCTTCTGAAATCAACGGGGTGTTCACTGCGAACATGTTTAACGGACTGATGGATGAGATCGTTATTCATGGTATGGCATTTGGTGAAACCGAGGCAGCAGAGGCCTACAACTCGTACACAGAACATTTTGATAACGGCGAACATCCGGAACCGGAAATGGACTACGACCGGAGCCGCTATGACGGTGACCGTCATCGTCCGCAGTACCACTTTATATCGCCCGAACACTGGATGAATGAACCTCATGCGCCATTTTATTTTGAAGGAAAGTATCATATTTTTTACCAGCATAATCCGCACGGACCTTACTGGAATCAGATTCACTGGGGTCACGCCGTGAGTGATGACATGATTCACTGGGAGGATATGCCGGTTGCTCTGGCACCGGATGGGGGGTCCGTTTCACCGGATGGTGTGTGGTCCGGTGATGCGGCAATAGCACCTGACGGAAAGCCTGCCCTTTTGTTTACAGCAGGGGATGACAGTAAAACACCGAATCAGATGGTTGGACTGGCCAGAAGCACGTTCGGGGAAAATGGAGACGTGAATCTTCCAGAATGGCACATGCATGACGAACCTGTCACTGTTCAGGAAGAAGATCTCCACGCGGATGAAGGGGAAATTATGTTCGGCCAGTTCAGAGACCCTTACGTGTGGGAAGAAGACGGGACATACTACCAGCTCGTAAGTTCCGGAATCAAGGACGAAGGAGAGCATGTTGGCGGGACAGCGCTTTTATATACATCAACCGATCTTTACGAATGGACGTATAAAGGACCTTTTTTTACCGGAGATGTACAGAAATATCCGGCTACCGGGCATGTGTGGGAACTGCCTGTCTTTCTACCTCTGAAGGATGAGGGTGGGGAAGATTCGGGCAAACATGCGTTCTTTATCAACCCGTGGTACGACGGATACAGTGAACACGATGTGAAATATGTCTGGCACTGGATTGGCGAATGGGACCGGGAAGAAAATCGCTTTGTTCCTGATCATGAGGAGCCGAGACTGTTTGACTATGGGGAGCACTTCACCGGTCCAAGCGGTTTTGAAGATCACGACGGACGTTCCGTGCTGTTCAGCATTGCGCAGGACCGCCGCTCCGAGCAGGAACACTTTGATGCCGGCTGGGCACACAATGCAGGACTTCCCCTCGAGCTGTCGCTGACAGACGAGGGAGAACTGGGAATTGCACCGATCCGTGAACTCGAAGGTCTGCGTGAACGGAAACTGATTTCGGATCGGAATGTACCAGCCGAACGGCTCAGCCGAAAGTTAAACCGCATTGAGGGAGACCTCCTTGAAATAAAGCTCGAAGTTGAGAACATTGACGCTGATGTATTTGGACTCACGCTTCGTCAAAGTGAGGACGGGGAAGAAGAGACACTTCTTTACCACCGTTTCGAAGATGACACGTTCGGTATCGACCGGAACCGTTCAAGCCTCGATCCAGATACAAGAAAAGGGGTTCATGAAGGGGAGCTCTCGCTTGAGGATGGGGTGCTGAACCTCCACGTATTCCTTGATCGCTCAATGATTGAGGCCTATGCAGATGGAAAGCGGAGCATCACCTCCCGCGTCTATCCGACACTGGATGCCATGGGTGTTGACGTGTGGACGGAAGGGGGAGATGTCAACATCAGGAAATTCGATATCTGGGAACTTGGTTCTGCCTATGGAGAAACCGTACCGGCAATGAATGCAGATCCAGAACCGATTGTGCCGCATAAGTCCCTCCCTAACCATACATTTCAGACTGGTGATTTAACAGGGTGGGAAATTATTGAAGGTGACGCCTTTCAGAATGCTCACGTGACAAATGCAGCCAACTGGGGATGGGGCGGAGATTTTAATCAGGCTCATACCGAAGTAAATCCCAAACATTTTCATTACTGGGGCCACAATGGTGAGCTTGGAGGAGATAGTTTGACCGGAGAAATGAAATCGCAGAATTTCGTACTTGGTGCAGAAGGGAAAATCGATTTTCTCGTAGCTGGAGGCAATGATCTTGAACGGCTTTATGTAGCCCTTGTACGCGCATCAGACGGAGAGTATCTGGAAAAAGAAACCGGTCGGAACACGGAACAGTACAGACGTGTTCACTGGGATGCATCCGACTATGTCGGTGAAGAACTATATATCAAGGTGGCAGACCAGCATGAAGGCGGTTTTGGTCATATTAATCTGGATGATGTGAATGTCCAGGTGGATCTTCAGACGGAATTTGACCATGAAGATCTGGTTATCTATTACGGCACCGATCAGAACTGCCGGCCTCGGGGCAAACCGAATCAGCCGGGCCGTCCTGAGCAGCCGGGGCTGCCGCCCTGCCCGAAAAAATGA